Genomic segment of Leifsonia sp. Root1293:
CACGGGCTACTACGACGGGTACTGGGCCGCCGGAGCCGCCGGACACGTCGAGCAGGGCGAGTCGGTGCTCGCCGCCGCTGCCCGGGAGGCGGTGGAGGAGCTCGGGGTGCTCGTCGAGGTGCGCGACCTCGAGACGCTCACTGTGATGCACCGCACCGGGGGAACTGGAGCCGCCATCGACGAGCGGCTCGACGTGTTCTTCTCCTGCACCCGCTGGACGGGCGAGCCCGCGTTGCAGGAGGACAAGGCCAGCGACCTGAGGTGGTTCGCGCTCGACGCCCTCCCTGAGCCGGTCGTGCCGCACGAGCTGGCCGTCCTCGAGGCTCTCCGCGACGGGGCGCTGGAGCCGGTGACGGCGTTCGGGTTCTGAGCGCGCGCTGCACCCGCGGACGTCGTCCTGGCCTCGGCCGACGCGGCGGACGTCACTCCGTGGCTCGGGCGATGACCACGAGCAGCGCCTGGCCATAGGCCTCGGCCGGCTCCGGATGCTCGAACGCCATCTCGGCGCCGTCGAGCTCGATCGTCACCTCGAAGCTGTCGGGGAGTCGGCGCAGCGCGCGGAACCTCGAGCGGAGCAGTTCGCGCAACTGGTCCTCGCGCGGCAGCCAGACGGCATCCGTCAGCGGCAGGGAGTCGAGGGCCCACTCCGTCGTGCCGTTGAACCCCAGCACCGTGCCCGTCGGGTGGTGCTGGGCCTCGATGGTCATCTCGCTGACGGTGAAGATGTCGTCGTCGAGATCGGGGATGTCGATCTGGAACCTGTCTCCGGACTCCGGCCGCCACACCAGGCCGGCGGTGCGCAGTTCGGCGGCGAGCTCTCGGGAGATCATCCCCCCATCGTGCCCGAGCCCTGCGACGCGCGATAGGGCGCCGCCCGGGTGACACCCGAATCGTCGGCAGTCTGACAGGATCGTGCCGTGGATCCGTATCCCCTGCGTGCCGCAACCGAAGCCGACGTCGACGCCCTGTTGGCGTTCTGGGCGCGCGCCGCCGAGAACGACGCCCGGCCGGCCGACAGTGCCGACGCCATCCGCGGCCTCATCGCCCGCGATCCGGAAGCCCTCGTGGTCGCGACCATCGGAAGCAGCATCGTCGGGTCGATCATCTCCGGTTGGGACGGCTGGCGGTTCCATCTCTATCGCCTCGCGGTCGATCCGGCGCTTCGGCGCCACGGGATCGGACGCGCGCTGCTGGATGCCGCCGAGAAGCGCCTGATCGCGCTCGGGGCGAGCCGCATCGACGCCATGGTGCTCGACGGCAACGAGCTGGGCCAGCGCATCT
This window contains:
- a CDS encoding NUDIX domain-containing protein; this translates as MAAVEDYSEAYAGEHGRFALIPAAYVVLRRGDEVLLQRRAGTGYYDGYWAAGAAGHVEQGESVLAAAAREAVEELGVLVEVRDLETLTVMHRTGGTGAAIDERLDVFFSCTRWTGEPALQEDKASDLRWFALDALPEPVVPHELAVLEALRDGALEPVTAFGF
- a CDS encoding GNAT family N-acetyltransferase, whose protein sequence is MDPYPLRAATEADVDALLAFWARAAENDARPADSADAIRGLIARDPEALVVATIGSSIVGSIISGWDGWRFHLYRLAVDPALRRHGIGRALLDAAEKRLIALGASRIDAMVLDGNELGQRIWSAAGYVRQDEWGRWVKPV